From a region of the Longimicrobium sp. genome:
- a CDS encoding helix-turn-helix transcriptional regulator, translating into MSQHQGTRAKDLFAALRNEIPEFAQAERDLGSRLVVAKNVIRLRIQRGYTQQRLAEELGVTQPRIAEIEGARANMKVDTLDRLARVFGVETSSLFKVEKKSTRRTAAYVSQPIKPAQVRERHEDWGVAPRSYAAATAGVEGT; encoded by the coding sequence ATGTCCCAGCATCAGGGTACTCGGGCGAAGGATCTGTTTGCAGCACTGCGCAATGAGATCCCGGAGTTCGCGCAGGCCGAGCGGGATCTTGGAAGCCGCCTTGTCGTGGCGAAGAATGTAATCCGTCTGCGTATCCAGCGAGGGTATACGCAGCAGCGCTTGGCCGAGGAACTTGGCGTGACGCAGCCCCGAATCGCAGAGATCGAGGGCGCTCGCGCCAACATGAAGGTTGATACGCTCGACAGACTCGCGAGGGTGTTTGGGGTTGAAACGTCGAGCCTTTTCAAGGTAGAGAAGAAGAGCACCAGGCGGACTGCAGCGTACGTGAGCCAGCCCATCAAGCCGGCCCAGGTCCGTGAGCGTCACGAGGATTGGGGAGTAGCTCCGCGCTCATATGCTGCCGCAACTGCTGGCGTTGAGGGTACCTGA